One Brassica napus cultivar Da-Ae chromosome A5, Da-Ae, whole genome shotgun sequence DNA window includes the following coding sequences:
- the LOC106345971 gene encoding probable low-specificity L-threonine aldolase 2 — protein MVTPVIRTVDLRSDTVTKPTESMRSAMANAEVDDDVLGNDPTAVILEREVAEIAGKEAAMFVPSGTMGNLISVLVHCDERGSEVILGDDSHIHIYENGGVSSLGGVHPRTVKNEEDGTMEISSIEAAVRSPKGDLHYPVTKLICLENTQANCGGRCLPIEYIDKVGELAKKHGLKLHIDGARLFNASVALGVPVRRIVQAADSVSICLSKGIGAPVGSVIVGSKSFITKARWLRKTLGGGMRQIGVLCAAALVALRENVAKLEDDHKKAKILAEGLNRIERLKVDVAAVETNIIYVDLPKDPKFGAEDACKSLEVLSVLVIPQTTFRIRIVLHHQISDSDLDYVLSCFEKLFSSVPEEKA, from the exons ATGGTAACGCCAGTTATAAGAACCGTTGATCTCCGGTCCGACACGGTGACTAAGCCAACTGAGTCAATGCGTTCAGCTATGGCAAACGCGGAAGTTGACGACGACGTTTTGGGGAACGATCCAACGGCAGTGATTTTGGAGAGAGAGGTGGCTGAGATCGCCGGAAAGGAGGCGGCTATGTTTGTTCCGTCAGGGACAATGGGGAATCTGATAAGCGTTTTGGTCCATTGTGATGAGAGAGGGAGTGAAGTGATTCTTGGAGATGACTCTCACATTCATATTTATGAAAACGGTGGCGTTTCTAGCCTCGGTGGAGTGCACCCCAGGACGGTGAAGAATGAAGAGGATGGGACGATGGAGATTAGTTCTATCGAAGCTGCCGTGAGGAGTCCCAAAGGAGATCTCCATTATCCGGTTACTAAGCTTATATGTCTTGAGAACACTCAAGCAAA TTGTGGTGGTAGATGCTTGCCAATAGAATACATAGACAAGGTCGGAGAGTTAGCCAAGAAACATGGCTTGAAGCTTCACATCGATGGAGCTCGTCTCTTCAATGCTTCTGTT GCACTCGGAGTACCGGTGAGGAGGATTGTTCAAGCCGCTGATTCGGTCTCG ATTTGTTTGTCGAAAGGCATAGGTGCACCGGTGGGTTCGGTAATCGTGGGAAGCAAAAGTTTCATCACTAAA GCAAGGTGGTTAAGGAAAACCTTAGGTGGAGGAATGAGACAGATAGGTGTGCTCTGTGCTGCCGCATTGGTTGCTCTCCGTGAAAACGTCGCCAAGCTCGAAGATGACCACAAGAAAGCCAAGATCTTGGCAG AAGGGCTGAACCGGATTGAACGGTTAAAAGTAGACGTTGCGGCAGTGGAAACCAACATC ATATACGTAGATctaccaaaagatcctaagttTGGAGCTGAAGACGCATGTAAGAGTTTGGAAGTTCTCAGTGTGCTTGTCATACCTCAAACTACATTCAG aaTCAGGATTGTTCTGCACCACCAAATCTCAGATAGCGACTTGGATTATGTGCTCTCTTGTTTTGAG aAACTGTTTAGCTCAGTGCCAGAAgagaaagcttga
- the LOC106345969 gene encoding protein LIGHT-DEPENDENT SHORT HYPOCOTYLS 2 — MDPISQNHNNNPNTTLSTQHASSPPPSSRYENQKRRDWNTFCQYLRNHRPPLSPPSCSGAHVLEFLRYLDQFGKTKVHHQNCAFFGLPNPPAPCPCPLRQAWGSLDALIGRLRAAYEENGGAPDTSPFGSRSVRIFLREVRDFQAKSRGVSYEKKRKRVNNKQITQSPSQPPLPPQPLEQQQQGQSMMANYHHGAT, encoded by the coding sequence aTGGATCCGATCTCTCAAAATCATAATAATAACCCTAATACAACTCTCTCGACACAACATGCTTCTTCTCCACCTCCATCTAGCCGCTATGAGAACCAGAAACGCCGTGATTGGAACACTTTCTGCCAATACCTTAGAAACCATCGTCCACCGCTCTCTCCACCGTCTTGTAGCGGCGCACATGTTCTAGAGTTTTTGCGGTACCTTGACCAGTTCGGGAAAACCAAAGTCCACCACCAAAACTGCGCCTTCTTTGGCCTCCCAAACCCTCCGGCTCCATGTCCTTGTCCTCTCCGACAAGCGTGGGGCTCACTTGACGCTCTTATCGGTCGTCTCCGTGCCGCCTACGAGGAGAACGGTGGAGCTCCCGATACTAGCCCTTTTGGCTCACGTTCAGTCAGGATTTTCCTCAGGGAGGTTAGAGATTTTCAAGCTAAATCACGTGGCGTTAGCTacgagaagaagaggaaaagggtcAACAACAAACAAATAACTCAGTCGCCTTCGCAGCCGCCTCTACCGCCGCAGCCACTAGAGCAGCAACAGCAAGGCCAATCTATGATGGCTAATTACCACCACGGTGCAACTTGA
- the LOC125609152 gene encoding AT-hook motif nuclear-localized protein 19-like: MANPWWTGQVNLSGLEATPPSSSQLKKPDLHISMNMAMDSDHNNHHHHQEVDTNNNNNEDDRDNLSGDDHEPREGAVEAPTRRPRGRPAGSKNKPKPPIFVTRDSPNALKSHVMEIASGTDVIETLATFARRRQRGICILSGNGTVANVTLRQPSAATVPVPPGGAAVLALQGRFEILSLTGSFLPGPAPPGSTGLTIYLASGQGQIVGGSVVGPLMAAGPVMLIAATFSNATYERLPLDEEEAAEGGGGGVVPGQLGGVGSPLSSGGGRGDGNQGLPVYSMPENLVSSGGGSGGGGQMSGQEAYGWAQARSGF, from the coding sequence ATGGCGAATCCATGGTGGACAGGACAAGTGAACCTCTCTGGCCTCGAAGCGACGCCGCCTAGCTCATCTCAGTTAAAGAAACCAGATCTCCACATCTCCATGAACATGGCCATGGACTCAGATCATAAcaaccatcatcatcaccaagaAGTCgacaccaacaacaacaacaacgaggACGATAGAGACAACTTGAGCGGCGACGACCACGAGCCACGTGAAGGAGCCGTGGAAGCCCCCACACGCCGTCCACGTGGACGTCCAGCTGGTTCCAAGAACAAACCAAAGCCACCGATCTTCGTCACGCGCGATTCCCCTAACGCTCTCAAGAGCCATGTTATGGAGATCGCTAGTGGGACTGACGTCATCGAAACCCTAGCTACTTTCGCTAGGCGGCGCCAACGTGGCATCTGCATCTTGAGCGGTAACGGCACGGTGGCTAACGTTACACTCCGACAACCCTCAGCAGCTACCGTTCCAGTCCCCCCTGGAGGTGCGGCTGTTTTGGCGTTACAAGGGAGGTTTGAGATTCTTTCTTTAACAGGTTCTTTCTTGCCTGGACCGGCTCCACCTGGATCCACCGGTTTAACGATTTACTTAGCCAGTGGTCAAGGTCAGATTGTTGGAGGAAGCGTGGTGGGGCCATTGATGGCAGCTGGTCCGGTGATGCTAATTGCTGCCACGTTTTCTAATGCGACTTACGAGAGGTTGCCTTTGGATGAGGAAGAAGCGGCTGAGGGCGGCGGCGGAGGAGTGGTTCCAGGGCAGCTTGGGGGCGTAGGTTCTCCTCTGAGTAGCGGTGGCGGTCGAGGAGATGGAAACCAAGGACTTCCGGTGTACAGTATGCCGGAAAATCTTGTTTCTAGTGGCGGTGGAAGCGGTGGAGGAGGGCAGATGAGCGGTCAAGAAGCTTACGGTTGGGCTCAAGCTAGGTCAGGATTTTAA
- the LOC125609153 gene encoding phosphoenolpyruvate carboxylase kinase 2-like, whose protein sequence is MTGEFELANSYQMCDEIGRGRFGTITRCFSPATKEFYACKTINKRVLVDALDRECITTEPRIMAMLPPHPNIVTIHDLFETEDTLAIVMELVDPPTTIYDRLISAAGGRLSESESASYAKKLLRAVAHCHRRGVVHRDVKPDNVLIDLGTGGVKLCDFGSAVWLGGEKTETAEGVVGTPYYLAPEVVMGRRYGEKVDVWSVGVVIYTMLAGEPPFNGETAEEIFETILRGNLMFPRKVFGSVSVEAKDLLRRMICRDVSRRFSAEDALRHAWIVNVGNLQSN, encoded by the exons ATGACCGGAGAATTCGAACTCGCGAACAGTTACCAGATGTGCGACGAGATCGGCCGAGGACGATTCGGAACAATCACTCGCTGTTTCTCTCCCGCGACGAAAGAGTTCTACGCATGCAAAACGATCAACAAGCGCGTGCTCGTCGACGCTCTCGATCGCGAGTGCATAACGACGGAGCCGAGGATCATGGCGATGCTGCCGCCGCATCCCAACATCGTCACGATCCACGACCTCTTCGAGACGGAGGACACTCTCGCGATCGTCATGGAGCTCGTCGATCCTCCGACGACGATCTACGATCGGCTGATCTCAGCCGCCGGAGGGAGGCTATCCGAATCGGAATCCGCCTCGTACGCCAAAAAGCTCCTCCGCGCGGTGGCTCATTGCCACCGCCGCGGCGTGGTTCACCGCGACGTGAAACCTGACAACGTGCTAATCGATCTCGGAACCGGAGGCGTTAAACTCTGCGATTTCGGATCGGCGGTGTGGCTAGGCGGGGAGAAGACGGAGACGGCGGAGGGAGTGGTGGGGACGCCGTATTATTTAGCGCCGGAGGTTGTGATGGGGAGGAGGTACGGGGAGAAGGTGGATGTGTGGAGCGTCGGCGTTGTGATATACACTATGTTGGCGGGAGAGCCGCCGTTTAACGGCGAGACGGCGGAGGAGATCTTCGAAACGATACTGAGAGGGAATCTGATGTTTCCAAGGAAGGTGTTTGGATCGGTATCAGTGGAAGCTAAGGATCTATTGAGGAGAATGATTTGTCGCGATGTTTCGCGGAGATTTTCAGCAGAAGATGCTCTTC GTCATGCATGGATTGTGAACGTGGGGAACCTACAAAGCAATTGA
- the LOC106345968 gene encoding RNA-binding protein 42 — protein MSIPPSSASSSSSSSASQYTYTANSYYSAPYQPPQPFVAPSPPPVATIPGATVYPQPIGPVPAVYSYPQYQAHQLFQRDAQTITPEALENVKAALASSETEHKAETKKRAIPRKAAGQSWEDPTLAEWPENDYRLFCGDLGNEVNDDVLSKAFARFPTFNMAKVIRDKRTGKTKGYGFVSFLNPADLAAALKEMNGKYVGNRPIKLRKSSWKERTDQEAAERQKHHSNKKQKTVKKKSVLHK, from the exons ATGTCAATCCCGCcgtcttcagcttcttcttcatcttcatcttcagccTCTCAGTACACATACACTGCGAATTCGTACTATTCCGCGCCTTACCAGCCTCCACAGCCCTTCGTGGCGCCGTCGCCTCCTCCGGTTGCTACCATTCCCGGAGCTACGGTCTATCCTCAGCCTATTGGCCCCGTTCCCGCCGTGTACTCTTACCCTCAGTACCAG GCGCATCAGTTGTTCCAGAGAGATGCACAAACCATCACACCAGAAGCGCTTGAGAATGTGAAAGCTGCTTTGGCTAGTAGCGAAACGGAACACAAGGCGGAAACTAAGAAGAGAGCTATTCCTCGTAAAGCTGCTGGGCAGTCTTGGGAGGATCCTACTCTTGCAGAGTGGCCTGAAA ATGACTATCGCTTGTTTTGTGGTGATCTTGGGAATGAAGTAAATGATGATGTTCTTTCCAAGGCATTTGCTCGGTTCCCCACCTTCAATATGGCCAAG GTCATCAGAGACAAGCGGACAGGTAAAACCAAGGGTTATGGATTTGTGAGTTTCTTAAATCCTGCGGATCTAGCTGCAGCCCTAAAAGAAATGAATG GTAAGTATGTTGGGAATCGTCCAATCAAATTAAGAAAGAGCAGCTGGAAAGAGAGAACAGATCAGGAGGCTGCAGAAAGACAAAAG CATCATagcaataagaaacaaaagacagtgaagaagaagagcgtACTCCACAAGTGA
- the LOC106345972 gene encoding uncharacterized protein LOC106345972: MTDNIFEGLPPPSSQHQELPNSSNPDESPSPAPTLVLKSSLKRSKPPESAPDASAPPVLKSALKRSKPGPEPEPEAPKKRLQFKTSTDASEEQVVEAMQKITSHIKNPSKFSKASKLAIRLIQAGSVKAETSCYLIAMLEAAMSSKTPCTDRLVRGDYHALFSAAQDVAECLDRSQKNLLTIWTIKAVVANDLFTDDSFMFSKTATQIKEAISDLPVATEEDDAEEAAALEQEAVKDSGDGETTQDVDEAASAGGQEDVESDPFGLDAWIPSNVKKNGKTKMTKEDTDALENKKFLRSKREALITCLEIAARRYKVPWCQTVIDILVKHAFENASRFTSQQRRAVEKLWASVREQHLRRKQGKSVTGKLDVTAFESLQDKYANEKMSIRRSVGANGERRAQQWLG, from the exons atgacgGATAATATCTTCGAAGGTCTACCTCCTCCGTCTTCTCAACATCAAGAGCTTCCCAATTCTTCAAATCCAGACGAAAGCCCCTCCCCAGCTCCGACTCTGGTTCTCAAAAGCTCCCTGAAGCGATCTAAACCACCAGAATCAGCACCCGATGCCTCAG CTCCTCCTGTTCTCAAGAGCGCACTAAAGCGTTCAAAACCAGGACCTGAACCAGAACCTGAAG CTCCTAAGAAGCGTCTACAGTTCAAGACATCGACGGATGCATCAGAAGAGCAAGTGGTGGAAGCGATGCAGAAGATAACGTCTCACATCAAGAACCCTTCAAAATTCTCCAAAGCCTCGAAGCTCGCCATACGCCTGATTCAAGCTGGAAGCGTGAAGGCGGAAACTAGCTGTTACTTGATTGCGATGCTCGAAGCTGCTATGTCGTCGAAAACTCCTTGTACTGATCGCTTGGTTCGAGGAGATTATCATGCTTTGTTCTCAGCAGCTCAGGATGTCGCCGAG TGCCTTGATAGAAGCCAGAAGAATCTGTTGACCATATGGACGATTAAAGCAGTTGTGGCTAATGACCTCTTTACTGATGACAGCTTTATG ttttccaaGACTGCTACTCAGATAAAGGAGGCTATATCTGATCTTCCTGTAGCAACTGAGGAAGATGACGCTGAAGAAGCAGCTGCTCTTGAACAAGAGGCTGTGAAGGACAGTGGAGATGGGGAGACAACACAGGACGTGGATGAAGCTGCTTCAGCTGGAGGTCAAGAGGATGTTGAGTCTGATCCCTTTGGGCTCGATGCATGGATCCCCAGTAATGTGAAGAAAAATGGTAAAACAAAGATGACAAAAGAAGACACAGATGCCTTGGAGAACAAGAAATTTCTCAGGTCGAAAAGAGAAGCTTTGATTACATGCCTGGAGATCGCTGCACGCCGTTACAAAGTTCCATG GTGTCAGACTGTTATAGACATATTGGTGAAACACGCGTTTGAGAACGCGTCGAGGTTCACATCGCAGCAGAGACGAGCGGTGGAGAAACTGTGGGCTTCTGTTCGAGAACAACATTTACGTAGGAAGCAAGGCAAGTCAGTGACGGGGAAGCTCGACGTTACTGCTTTCGAAAGTCTTCAGGATAAATACGCCAACGAGAAGATGAGCATCCGGAGATCTGTTGGAGCTAACGGTGAACGCCGTGCACAGCAATGGCTTGGTTGA